From one Deltaproteobacteria bacterium genomic stretch:
- a CDS encoding amidohydrolase, protein MAQASFGIFDADNHYYEPRDAFTRYLEPQHRERAVRVETDARGKDTIFVAGVKHHFTPPTFDLVPPPGRLADMLKANGEGTAASFLKPMQPAYQERAARLAVMDAQGVETCLMFPTFGVTWEHALRDDAETTFASARAFNRWLEEDWGFAYQNRIIGVPLLSLIDVDLAVRELDSLLARGARMVHLLAGPVNGRSPGDPHFDPVWSRLAEARVPVAYHAAESGYNELLSTQWGHAPRPRSHHQSAWQNAFAFIEAPIMHTLGALIFDNVFGRFPSVKVATIECGSAWVPYLIKRLDKAQRSATSHSPWIGGRPKDKASDIFRAHVRVNPFPEEDHALLFEFLQPEHLLFGSDWPHPEGIPEPAAYPSYLPAGTSEAAIRTMMRDNGRALLGLT, encoded by the coding sequence ATGGCGCAGGCGTCTTTCGGGATCTTCGACGCGGACAATCACTACTACGAGCCGCGCGACGCCTTCACGCGCTACCTCGAGCCGCAGCACCGCGAGCGCGCGGTGCGCGTCGAGACCGACGCGCGCGGCAAGGACACGATCTTCGTCGCCGGCGTGAAGCATCACTTCACGCCGCCCACGTTCGACTTGGTGCCGCCGCCCGGGCGCCTCGCGGACATGCTGAAAGCGAACGGGGAGGGGACCGCAGCGTCGTTCCTGAAGCCGATGCAGCCCGCTTATCAGGAGCGCGCGGCGCGTCTCGCGGTGATGGACGCGCAGGGCGTCGAGACGTGCCTGATGTTTCCGACGTTCGGCGTGACCTGGGAGCACGCACTGCGAGACGACGCCGAGACGACCTTCGCGAGCGCGCGCGCGTTCAATCGCTGGCTCGAAGAAGACTGGGGCTTCGCGTACCAGAATCGGATCATCGGCGTGCCGCTGCTCTCGCTGATCGACGTCGATCTCGCCGTGCGCGAGCTCGACTCGCTGCTCGCGCGAGGCGCGCGCATGGTGCATCTGCTCGCGGGTCCGGTGAACGGCCGCAGCCCCGGCGACCCGCACTTCGATCCCGTGTGGTCGCGGCTCGCCGAGGCGCGCGTGCCGGTCGCGTACCACGCCGCCGAGTCCGGCTACAACGAGCTCTTGTCGACGCAGTGGGGGCACGCGCCGCGCCCGCGCTCGCACCATCAGAGCGCTTGGCAGAACGCGTTCGCGTTCATCGAGGCGCCGATCATGCACACGCTCGGCGCGCTGATCTTCGACAACGTGTTCGGGCGCTTCCCCAGCGTGAAGGTCGCCACGATCGAGTGCGGCAGCGCGTGGGTTCCCTACCTGATCAAACGTCTCGACAAGGCGCAGCGCTCCGCCACCTCGCACTCGCCGTGGATCGGCGGGCGCCCGAAGGACAAGGCGAGCGACATCTTCCGCGCGCACGTGCGCGTGAATCCGTTCCCCGAAGAGGATCACGCGCTGCTGTTCGAGTTCCTGCAGCCCGAGCACTTGTTATTCGGATCGGACTGGCCTCACCCGGAGGGCATTCCCGAGCCGGCTGCGTACCCGAGCTACCTGCCTGCCGGAACGAGCGAGGCCGCGATCCGCACCATGATGCGCGACAACGGGCGCGCGCTGCTCGGTCTCACTTAG
- a CDS encoding sugar phosphate isomerase/epimerase, with protein MARFDLIYETIQYSPYFGTDDPDLPAQIRGAAKAGFAGIGVDHRGTLSHFTQKRGSLRDIAELLGEHGLRCFAVQDLTVTEDERETLELAERCSEAAAALRAEWVHCCFTAPIRDETLALFRRALEIARPAGARFSLEFLAWGEMNDVARTREVIRRAAQPDVAMLVDTWHARFGPTSWEDLASLTTSELAYLQFDDHPRLASDDLFSETIDRRALPGEGELDLARFARIFRDKGYAAPVSVEVLNREMRSMPREEFARRVYESAIRYWS; from the coding sequence GTGGCCCGCTTCGACCTCATCTACGAGACGATTCAGTACTCGCCCTACTTCGGGACCGACGATCCCGATCTGCCCGCGCAGATTCGCGGCGCGGCGAAGGCGGGCTTCGCGGGCATCGGCGTCGATCATCGCGGCACGCTCTCGCACTTCACGCAGAAGCGCGGCTCGCTGCGCGACATCGCGGAGCTGCTCGGCGAGCACGGCCTGCGTTGCTTCGCGGTGCAGGACCTCACCGTGACCGAGGACGAGCGCGAGACGCTCGAGCTCGCGGAGCGATGCAGCGAAGCTGCCGCCGCGCTGCGCGCGGAGTGGGTGCACTGCTGCTTCACCGCGCCGATCCGCGACGAGACGCTCGCGCTCTTCCGCCGCGCGCTCGAGATCGCGCGGCCCGCCGGCGCGCGCTTCTCGCTCGAGTTCCTCGCGTGGGGCGAGATGAACGACGTGGCGCGCACGCGCGAGGTGATCCGCCGCGCCGCGCAGCCCGACGTCGCGATGCTGGTGGACACGTGGCATGCGCGGTTCGGCCCGACGAGCTGGGAGGATCTCGCGTCCCTGACGACCAGCGAGCTCGCCTACCTCCAGTTCGACGACCACCCGCGGCTCGCGAGCGACGACCTGTTCAGCGAGACGATCGACCGGCGCGCGCTGCCGGGCGAGGGCGAGCTCGACCTCGCGCGCTTCGCGCGAATCTTTCGCGACAAGGGCTATGCCGCGCCGGTGAGCGTCGAGGTGCTGAACCGCGAGATGCGCTCGATGCCGCGCGAAGAGTTCGCGCGCCGCGTGTACGAGAGCGCGATTCGCTACTGGAGCTGA
- a CDS encoding alpha/beta hydrolase: MRRVVLALLLVLAAAIALPPLWFAVFPVKPPSLSPAENFATLASGARMHYVERGEGPAVVLVHGLPGQASEWRETTELLAAHGRRAIALDRIGYGHSDARAGDDFSYEANARELRELLAALDLTDATVVGWSYGGGTALTAAHQEAMSAGEQRIARLVLVGSVGPSDGPSGPPPAFAAVFSVVIRWMRLIPPAGQWLQRTISERAYSGQPQPAWWLPGVAANMAQEKARTAYVREGALAAAATLDSAGLDLPILVIHGDDDRLVPIGVGRALASNNSHAELVEVAGGSHMLPVTHAELLADRIAVFSAPPPADEPVMLPGAEGNAPLEEPVEWMDSLAARAR, translated from the coding sequence ATGCGTCGAGTCGTTCTCGCACTGCTGCTCGTGCTCGCCGCCGCGATCGCGCTGCCGCCGCTGTGGTTCGCGGTGTTTCCCGTGAAGCCTCCCTCGCTTTCCCCGGCGGAGAACTTCGCAACGCTCGCGAGCGGCGCGCGCATGCACTACGTCGAGCGCGGCGAAGGGCCGGCGGTCGTGCTCGTGCACGGGCTGCCGGGCCAAGCGAGCGAGTGGCGCGAGACGACCGAGCTGCTCGCGGCGCACGGCCGCCGCGCGATCGCGCTCGATCGCATCGGCTACGGCCACTCGGACGCGCGCGCGGGCGACGACTTCTCGTACGAAGCGAACGCGCGCGAGCTGCGCGAGCTACTCGCGGCGCTGGACCTAACAGATGCGACGGTCGTGGGCTGGAGCTACGGCGGCGGCACTGCGCTGACGGCGGCGCATCAAGAAGCGATGAGCGCGGGTGAGCAGCGCATCGCGCGGCTCGTGCTGGTCGGCAGCGTGGGGCCCAGCGATGGCCCCTCGGGCCCGCCGCCCGCGTTCGCGGCAGTCTTCTCGGTCGTGATTCGCTGGATGCGTCTCATTCCTCCGGCCGGCCAGTGGCTGCAGCGCACGATCAGCGAGCGCGCCTACAGCGGGCAGCCGCAGCCTGCGTGGTGGCTGCCGGGAGTCGCCGCGAACATGGCGCAGGAGAAGGCTCGCACCGCGTACGTACGCGAGGGCGCGCTCGCCGCGGCTGCGACGCTCGATAGCGCGGGCCTCGATCTCCCCATTCTCGTCATCCACGGAGACGACGATCGCCTCGTCCCGATCGGCGTTGGCCGCGCGCTCGCGAGTAACAACTCGCACGCCGAGCTCGTGGAGGTCGCGGGCGGAAGCCACATGCTGCCCGTGACGCACGCGGAGCTGCTCGCCGATCGCATCGCCGTGTTCAGCGCGCCGCCGCCCGCTGACGAGCCCGTGATGCTGCCCGGTGCCGAGGGCAACGCGCCGCTCGAGGAGCCGGTGGAGTGGATGGACTCGCTGGCCGCGCGCGCACGCTGA
- a CDS encoding alpha/beta hydrolase yields MKRAVPSAEFRAALANFPKGIAVPGDSHEVVRAKFKPAHGHDPGPDIAVEPASYGGVGGVWVSLKTKRHRDDEPVLLFLHGGALVSCTAAEYTFYAAWFVRATGARAFVVDYRLAPEHRFPAALDDCVASHQGLVASGIAPERIALLGDSCGGGFVVTTLVKLRDLGAPLPACAVSLGGWLDAEVSGDSATNPVAEDVFVNAEWMRERWRDYLGPHGDARHPHVSPIHADLRGLPPLLLQYGQIDSVRDDGVRLAARAGRDGVAVTLEIWPGMIHGFVGLHGFCPEAAWAVKHAAEFVARHAR; encoded by the coding sequence ATGAAGCGGGCAGTTCCGAGCGCGGAGTTCAGGGCGGCGCTCGCGAACTTTCCCAAGGGCATCGCGGTTCCCGGCGACTCGCACGAAGTCGTGCGCGCGAAGTTCAAGCCAGCGCACGGACACGATCCGGGACCGGACATCGCGGTCGAGCCCGCGAGCTATGGCGGAGTCGGCGGCGTGTGGGTCTCGCTGAAGACGAAGCGACATCGCGACGACGAGCCGGTGCTCCTGTTCCTCCACGGCGGCGCGCTCGTCTCGTGCACGGCAGCCGAGTACACGTTCTACGCCGCGTGGTTCGTGCGCGCGACCGGTGCGCGCGCGTTCGTCGTCGACTACCGCCTCGCACCCGAGCACCGTTTCCCCGCGGCGCTCGACGACTGCGTCGCGAGTCATCAGGGGCTGGTCGCGAGCGGCATCGCGCCGGAGCGCATCGCGCTGCTCGGCGACTCGTGCGGCGGCGGCTTCGTCGTGACGACGCTCGTGAAGCTGCGCGACCTCGGTGCACCGCTGCCCGCGTGCGCCGTCTCGCTCGGCGGCTGGCTCGACGCCGAGGTATCAGGGGACTCGGCGACGAATCCCGTGGCCGAGGACGTGTTCGTGAACGCCGAGTGGATGCGCGAGCGCTGGCGCGACTACCTCGGCCCCCACGGCGACGCGCGCCATCCGCACGTGTCGCCGATTCACGCGGACCTGCGCGGCCTGCCGCCGCTGCTGCTGCAGTACGGGCAGATCGACAGCGTGCGCGACGACGGCGTGCGCCTCGCTGCGCGCGCGGGCCGCGATGGCGTCGCGGTCACGCTCGAGATCTGGCCGGGCATGATCCACGGGTTCGTGGGCCTGCACGGCTTCTGCCCGGAAGCCGCGTGGGCCGTGAAGCACGCCGCCGAGTTCGTCGCGAGGCATGCGCGCTGA
- a CDS encoding carboxylesterase/lipase family protein, with translation MTQANTRSGEVRGREKNGVLLFAGIPYAAPPVGERRFRPPEAPDRWSGVRDATRFGPAAPQPPGDGLVGNPNVRWDEAGCLTLNVTTPACDDARRPVLVWIHGGGFRSGQGAIPWYDGSSFARDGVVVVSINYRLGALGFAQLEAIGGSDYGTSGSLGIQDQLAALRWVRDNIAFFGGDPARVTIAGESAGGMSVGILLGVAGAGGLFRGAIPQSGAAQHVSDKAAGAVVAEHFARALGAGSITEMLAASPERILAAQTEVEKLSRERVIADAAGIGGMPFMPVIDGAAIPRAPLDAVRAGDARGVNVLVGTNADEMTLFGVPEVDDAKLSRFAGRYFADAERALAAYRADHPAASPRELALAMSTDHVFRIPAVRLAEAHQASGGRTWKYLFTWKSRAFGGRLGATHALEIPFAFNTLDRPGVDAMLGPGERPDALARVMHAAWTAFVKTGDPACGATGAWPCYGGERSVMELGDRVGVLRDPAAKSRAVWDGVR, from the coding sequence ATGACGCAAGCCAACACGCGCTCGGGTGAAGTTCGCGGTCGCGAGAAGAACGGTGTGCTGCTGTTCGCGGGGATCCCGTACGCGGCGCCGCCAGTGGGCGAGCGGCGCTTCCGGCCGCCCGAAGCGCCCGATCGCTGGAGTGGAGTCCGCGACGCAACGCGTTTCGGCCCGGCCGCGCCGCAGCCCCCCGGTGACGGCCTCGTCGGCAACCCCAACGTGCGCTGGGACGAAGCCGGGTGCCTCACCCTCAACGTGACGACGCCCGCGTGCGACGACGCGCGGCGGCCCGTGCTGGTGTGGATCCACGGCGGCGGCTTCCGCAGCGGGCAGGGCGCGATCCCTTGGTACGACGGCAGCTCGTTCGCGCGAGACGGCGTGGTCGTCGTCTCGATCAACTACCGCCTCGGCGCGCTCGGCTTCGCGCAGCTCGAAGCGATCGGCGGCAGTGATTATGGAACGAGCGGCTCCCTCGGCATTCAGGACCAGCTCGCCGCGCTGCGCTGGGTGCGAGACAACATCGCGTTCTTCGGCGGCGATCCCGCGCGCGTCACGATCGCGGGCGAATCCGCGGGCGGCATGAGCGTGGGCATTCTGCTCGGAGTCGCCGGTGCGGGCGGGCTCTTCCGCGGCGCGATCCCGCAGAGCGGCGCCGCGCAGCACGTGAGCGACAAGGCGGCCGGCGCGGTCGTCGCGGAGCACTTCGCGCGCGCGCTCGGCGCAGGCTCGATCACCGAGATGCTCGCGGCATCGCCGGAGCGCATCCTCGCCGCGCAGACCGAGGTGGAGAAGCTCTCGCGCGAGCGCGTGATCGCGGACGCGGCAGGCATCGGCGGCATGCCGTTCATGCCCGTGATCGACGGCGCAGCGATCCCGCGCGCGCCTCTCGACGCGGTGCGCGCGGGCGACGCGCGCGGCGTGAACGTGCTGGTCGGCACGAACGCGGACGAGATGACGCTGTTCGGCGTGCCGGAAGTCGACGACGCGAAGCTCTCGCGCTTCGCGGGCCGCTACTTCGCCGACGCGGAGCGCGCGCTCGCGGCGTATCGCGCGGATCATCCCGCCGCTTCGCCGCGCGAGCTCGCGCTCGCGATGTCGACGGATCACGTGTTCCGCATTCCCGCGGTGCGCCTCGCGGAGGCGCACCAAGCGAGCGGCGGGCGCACGTGGAAGTACCTGTTCACGTGGAAGTCGCGCGCGTTCGGCGGACGGCTCGGCGCGACGCACGCGCTCGAGATTCCGTTCGCGTTCAACACGCTCGATCGGCCCGGTGTTGACGCGATGCTCGGGCCCGGCGAGCGGCCCGACGCGCTTGCGCGCGTGATGCACGCCGCGTGGACGGCGTTCGTGAAGACGGGCGACCCCGCGTGCGGCGCAACCGGCGCGTGGCCTTGTTATGGCGGAGAGCGCTCGGTGATGGAGCTCGGCGATCGCGTCGGCGTGCTGCGCGATCCAGCCGCGAAGTCGCGCGCGGTGTGGGACGGCGTGAGATGA
- a CDS encoding pyridoxamine 5'-phosphate oxidase family protein yields the protein MNRAQEKFGEPIPLVVKKIFPVMNEMIREFVAAAPFAVLSTADARGNCDASPKGGLPGFVKVLDERRLLLPDVAGNNLFQSYENLETNAKAALLFFIPGCDWSVRVNGRESVVEKTDGRLSGISPEVFASDDNTKILQGLLIEVDEAYAQCPRAFTFSKLWDTERIAETRATNPNKHWLERFKASMAGRM from the coding sequence GTGAACCGCGCACAAGAAAAGTTCGGCGAACCGATCCCGCTCGTCGTGAAGAAGATCTTTCCCGTGATGAACGAGATGATCCGTGAGTTCGTGGCAGCGGCGCCGTTCGCAGTGCTCTCGACCGCGGACGCGCGCGGCAACTGCGACGCCTCGCCGAAGGGCGGCCTGCCCGGCTTCGTGAAGGTGCTCGACGAGAGGCGCTTGCTGTTGCCGGACGTCGCGGGCAACAACCTCTTTCAGTCCTACGAGAACCTCGAGACGAACGCGAAGGCGGCGCTGCTGTTCTTCATCCCGGGCTGCGACTGGAGCGTGCGCGTGAACGGCCGCGAGTCGGTCGTCGAGAAGACGGACGGACGGTTATCAGGGATCTCGCCCGAGGTGTTCGCAAGCGACGACAACACGAAGATCCTGCAGGGCCTGCTCATCGAGGTGGACGAGGCCTACGCGCAGTGTCCGCGCGCTTTCACGTTCTCGAAGCTGTGGGACACCGAGCGCATCGCGGAGACGCGCGCGACGAATCCGAACAAGCACTGGCTGGAGCGCTTCAAGGCCTCGATGGCGGGGCGCATGTGA
- a CDS encoding nuclear transport factor 2 family protein: MPASIEDRLALQELAARYARAVDRRDFVGFSALFTRDGVLCGPGYSMRAHGEIEKGIRLIEQYESTHHCVHQQLVDVRGESASGETYCVARHVYEKKGVKRKLDMGIRYQDEYRREQGTWLFARRELVLDWTQDLPLLA, encoded by the coding sequence ATGCCTGCGTCGATCGAAGACCGCCTCGCGCTGCAAGAGCTCGCCGCCCGTTACGCGCGCGCCGTCGACCGCCGCGACTTCGTCGGCTTCTCCGCGCTGTTCACGCGGGACGGCGTGCTGTGCGGCCCTGGCTACTCGATGCGCGCGCACGGCGAGATCGAGAAGGGCATACGCCTGATCGAGCAGTACGAATCGACGCACCACTGCGTCCATCAACAACTCGTCGACGTGCGCGGCGAATCCGCCAGCGGCGAGACCTACTGCGTCGCGCGCCACGTCTACGAGAAAAAGGGCGTGAAGCGCAAGCTCGACATGGGAATCCGCTACCAGGACGAGTACCGACGAGAACAGGGGACGTGGCTGTTCGCTCGCCGTGAGCTCGTGCTCGACTGGACGCAGGATCTTCCACTGCTCGCATGA
- a CDS encoding TIGR03619 family F420-dependent LLM class oxidoreductase, which produces MTIRTAVGLYGLENVLGGDFRRVTEIVKRADAEGIGQVVMTDHVVMGTRTDRYPYGPFPSPPEYPWFEPIVAMSVFAGVTTRVRLSMSVLIAPLRPAVLLAKQAATLDLLSNGRLDLGVGTGWQREEYDASGIPFEGRGVRLAEQMRACRDLWTNAPGTYQGETVDVRGLYSKPFPVQPGGPPLWFGLAPTEINCKRIAELGVGWIPIVQDPAAIAEGVKSLRAAFSRAGRDPSELQVRAHVPPRPNTAARLDLEATLAAGLEPALAAGVTVIEILPFLFARNESEINAVVERVARLGR; this is translated from the coding sequence GTGACCATCCGAACCGCCGTTGGCCTCTACGGCCTCGAGAACGTACTCGGCGGCGACTTCCGCAGAGTCACCGAGATCGTGAAGAGAGCCGACGCCGAAGGCATCGGCCAAGTCGTGATGACGGACCACGTCGTCATGGGCACGCGCACCGATCGCTACCCGTACGGCCCGTTCCCGAGCCCGCCCGAGTACCCGTGGTTCGAGCCGATCGTCGCGATGTCGGTGTTCGCGGGCGTGACGACTCGCGTGCGGCTCTCGATGAGCGTGCTGATCGCGCCGCTGCGCCCCGCGGTGCTGCTCGCGAAGCAGGCAGCCACGCTCGATCTGCTCTCGAACGGGCGCCTCGATCTCGGCGTCGGCACGGGCTGGCAGCGCGAGGAGTACGACGCGTCCGGCATTCCCTTCGAAGGCCGCGGCGTGCGGCTCGCGGAGCAGATGCGCGCCTGCCGCGACTTGTGGACGAACGCGCCCGGCACTTATCAGGGTGAGACGGTCGACGTGCGCGGCCTGTACTCGAAGCCGTTCCCCGTCCAGCCCGGCGGCCCGCCGCTCTGGTTCGGGCTCGCGCCGACCGAGATCAACTGCAAGCGAATCGCCGAGCTCGGCGTGGGCTGGATCCCGATCGTGCAGGATCCCGCCGCGATCGCGGAAGGCGTGAAGTCGCTGCGCGCCGCGTTCTCGCGCGCCGGCCGCGACCCGAGCGAGCTGCAGGTGCGCGCCCACGTCCCGCCGCGCCCGAACACCGCGGCCCGGCTCGACCTCGAGGCCACGCTCGCCGCCGGCCTCGAGCCCGCGCTCGCCGCAGGCGTGACGGTGATCGAGATCCTGCCGTTCCTGTTCGCACGCAACGAGAGCGAGATCAACGCGGTGGTGGAGCGGGTGGCGAGGCTGGGGCGGTAA
- a CDS encoding DUF58 domain-containing protein, whose product MIVPSRSALALGGAWLAVGLAAAFEPRLALAWQLSGAALGVALAADAALALFAAKPTATREVSLAISRAEWTRVKLHVENAGRLSLAGRVHDHHPPRAEVQGVPLALRVPPKQRAELEYRMRPEVRGPHEFGPIELRLASPLRLFERRVRIAAAQRIRVYPNVRAIARYQLLAAETRTAQLGVKKRPRRGDGLDFHQLREYRAGDALRQIDWKATARTTKPISREYQDERDQRVVFLLDCSQRLRAVDGGRSHFDAAVDAVLLASHVATKQGDAVGLMTFSGPARWLAPRKGVAQVNALLAALVDLDTSPRASDFLEAARTLAARLTKRALVVVVSNIRDEDAHELAPALELLSRRHFVLLASLSESAMSDALRAPIETLDDALRVASIHAYRSERRRALDSLPRRSAVRLDTEPEKLGIAMVNAYLEVKRAGLL is encoded by the coding sequence GTGATCGTCCCCTCGCGCAGCGCGCTCGCGCTCGGCGGCGCGTGGCTGGCCGTCGGCCTCGCCGCCGCGTTCGAGCCGCGCCTCGCGCTCGCGTGGCAGCTGTCAGGCGCAGCGCTCGGGGTCGCGCTCGCCGCGGACGCTGCGCTCGCGCTCTTCGCAGCGAAGCCGACGGCCACGCGCGAAGTGTCCCTCGCGATCTCGCGCGCGGAGTGGACGCGCGTGAAGCTGCACGTCGAGAACGCGGGGCGCCTCTCGCTCGCCGGGCGCGTGCACGATCACCACCCGCCGCGCGCGGAGGTGCAGGGCGTGCCGCTCGCGCTGCGCGTGCCGCCCAAGCAGCGCGCCGAGCTCGAGTACCGCATGCGGCCGGAAGTGCGCGGGCCCCACGAGTTCGGGCCGATCGAGCTGCGCCTCGCTTCGCCGCTGCGCCTGTTCGAGCGCCGCGTGCGCATCGCCGCGGCGCAGCGCATCCGCGTCTACCCGAACGTGCGCGCGATCGCGCGCTACCAGCTGCTCGCCGCCGAGACGCGCACGGCACAGCTCGGCGTGAAGAAGCGCCCGCGCCGCGGCGATGGCCTCGACTTCCACCAGCTGCGCGAGTACCGCGCCGGCGACGCGCTGCGCCAGATCGACTGGAAGGCGACCGCGCGCACGACCAAGCCCATCTCGCGCGAGTACCAAGACGAACGCGACCAGCGCGTCGTGTTCCTGCTCGATTGCAGCCAGCGGCTGCGCGCCGTCGACGGCGGGCGCTCGCACTTCGACGCCGCCGTCGACGCCGTGCTGCTCGCGAGCCACGTCGCGACGAAGCAGGGCGACGCCGTGGGCCTGATGACGTTCAGCGGCCCCGCGCGCTGGCTCGCGCCGCGCAAGGGCGTGGCGCAGGTGAACGCGCTGCTCGCCGCGCTGGTCGACCTCGACACGAGCCCGCGCGCGTCCGACTTCCTCGAGGCTGCGCGTACGCTCGCGGCGCGGCTCACCAAGCGCGCGCTCGTCGTCGTCGTCTCGAACATCCGCGACGAAGACGCGCACGAGCTCGCGCCTGCGCTCGAGCTGCTCTCGCGCCGCCACTTCGTGCTGCTCGCGAGCCTCAGCGAGAGCGCGATGAGCGACGCGCTGCGCGCGCCGATCGAGACGCTCGACGACGCGCTGCGCGTCGCCTCGATCCACGCGTACCGCAGCGAGCGCCGCCGCGCGCTCGACAGCCTGCCGCGCCGCAGCGCCGTGCGCCTCGACACCGAGCCCGAGAAGCTCGGCATCGCGATGGTGAACGCGTACCTGGAGGTGAAGCGGGCGGGGTTGTTATGA
- a CDS encoding AAA family ATPase, translating into MILASLIAAGHVLLEGVPGVGKTLVARALTRSFGGHTARVQFTPDLMPADVVGHVLYDAPSGTMKLRKGPVFTNLLLADEINRAPAKTQAALLEVMQERQVTIEGESLRVPDPFMTIATQNPIEMEGTYPLPEAQLDRFLMKVRIAYPSEADEVELTRHVTEGRVGDALPLDAVQVVATPEDVLALQRVAASLVVDERVREYAVRIARATRDAAGAAIGAGPRGAIALIRVARATALLERRTFVVPDDVKACAHAVLRHRIHLAPEAELEARSVDQLIDAVLADVPAPRT; encoded by the coding sequence ATGATCCTCGCGAGCCTGATCGCTGCGGGGCACGTGCTGCTCGAAGGCGTGCCCGGCGTCGGCAAGACCCTCGTGGCGCGCGCGCTCACGCGCAGCTTCGGCGGCCACACCGCGCGCGTGCAGTTCACGCCCGACCTGATGCCGGCCGACGTGGTGGGCCACGTGCTCTACGACGCGCCGAGCGGCACGATGAAGCTGCGCAAAGGCCCCGTCTTCACGAACTTGTTATTGGCCGACGAGATCAACCGCGCGCCCGCGAAGACTCAGGCCGCGCTGCTCGAGGTGATGCAGGAGCGGCAGGTGACGATCGAGGGCGAGTCGCTGCGCGTGCCCGATCCGTTCATGACGATCGCGACGCAGAACCCGATCGAGATGGAGGGGACGTATCCGCTGCCCGAGGCGCAGCTCGACCGCTTCCTGATGAAGGTGCGCATCGCGTACCCGAGCGAAGCGGACGAGGTGGAGCTCACGCGCCACGTCACGGAGGGGCGCGTCGGCGACGCGCTGCCGCTGGATGCCGTGCAAGTCGTCGCGACGCCCGAGGACGTCCTCGCGCTTCAGCGCGTGGCCGCTTCGCTCGTGGTGGACGAGCGCGTGCGCGAGTACGCGGTGCGCATCGCGCGAGCGACGCGCGATGCCGCCGGCGCCGCGATCGGCGCGGGTCCGCGCGGAGCGATCGCGCTGATCCGCGTGGCGCGCGCGACGGCGCTGCTCGAGAGACGCACGTTCGTCGTGCCCGATGACGTCAAGGCATGCGCTCACGCCGTGCTGCGCCACCGCATCCATCTCGCGCCCGAGGCCGAGCTCGAGGCGCGCAGCGTCGACCAGCTGATCGACGCGGTGCTCGCCGACGTCCCGGCTCCGCGCACGTGA